The genomic stretch GTCCGCTTTGCAAGACCAGCGCATTCGGGGCCGTGCCGGCCGACCCGAACGCGCTGATTCTTGCCCGGTGGAGTTCGCCCATGACCCCGCTCTCGATCGCCGTCATCGCCTTCAGCATGTCCGCCGACGCCTGTGCCGCCGCGATCGCGCGCGGCGCAGTGCGGCGGCCGACGCTGTCGCAGGCAGTGCGCGCGGGGCTGGTGTTCGGCGCGGTCGAGACGGTGACGCCGCTGATTGGATGGGCGCTGGGGCTGACCGCGGCGTCGTTCGTGACGGCGATCGACCATTGGATTGCGTTCGTCCTGCTCGGCGTGGTCGGCGGCAAGATGCTCTTTGAAGCCGCACGGCGCGATCCCGACGCGGTGGTCGAGGAACCCGCCGGGCGCGGGCTGATGACGCTGATCGCGACTGCGGTGGGAACCAGCATCGACGCGGCGGCGGTGGGCGTCACCCTCGCCTTTCTCGACGCCAATATCGTCGTGATCGCGCTGGCGATCGGGATGGCGACGTTCACGATGGCGACGATCGGGATGCTGATCGGGCGCGCGGTGGGGGTGCGCTTCGGATCGGCAGTCGAATTCGTCGGCGGGCTGGGGCTGATCGCGATCGGGACCAGCATCCTGGCCGAGCATACCGGGTTTCTGGGATAAGTGGACGGCGGGCGGCGGGGCAGATAGCCTGGCGCGATGCTGACCTGCCTCGCCGTTTCCGGCTATCGATCGCTGCGCGACGTCAAGATCGCGCTGGGACCGCTCAACGTGATCGTGGGCGCGAACGGAAGCGGCAAATCGAGCCTGTATCGCGCGCTGCGGCTGCTTTCCGACGTCGCGCAGGACCGCGTCGTCGCATCGCTGGCGGCGGAGGGGGGACTTACGTCTACGCTCTGGGCGGGCCCCGAGACGCTGAGCCGCGAGATGCGCAGCGGCGCGCAGCCGGTGCAGGGCACGGTGCGGTCGGGGCCCGTCAGCCTCAAGCTGGGCTTCGCATCCGGGGATTATGGCTATGCCATCGACCTCGG from Sphingomonas hengshuiensis encodes the following:
- a CDS encoding manganese efflux pump MntP, which codes for MTPLSIAVIAFSMSADACAAAIARGAVRRPTLSQAVRAGLVFGAVETVTPLIGWALGLTAASFVTAIDHWIAFVLLGVVGGKMLFEAARRDPDAVVEEPAGRGLMTLIATAVGTSIDAAAVGVTLAFLDANIVVIALAIGMATFTMATIGMLIGRAVGVRFGSAVEFVGGLGLIAIGTSILAEHTGFLG